ACCAAGCGTTGGCTGGTATCCCACAGCGGACGGCATACGGCCAAGTAATGCTGATACTTCAGCTCCGGCAAGGACGTACCTAAAAATATTGTCTACAAAAAGTAAAACATCCTGTCCTTCATGGTCACGGAAGTATTCCGCTTGTGTTAGCGCGGATAATGCTACACGTAACCTCGCCCCTGGCGGTTCGTTCATCTGTCCGTATACCAGCACTGTTTTATCCAGCACTTTTGATTCTTTCATGTCTAGCCATAAGTCGTTGCCTTCACGTGTGCGTTCACCAACACCGCCGAAGATTGAAACCCCGCCGTGATGCGTTGCAACGTTATGTATGAGTTCCATAATAATAACTGTTTTCCCGACACCCGCACCTCCGAATAAGCCAACTTTCCCGCCTTTTTTGTAAGGTTCAAGAAGGTCAATAACTTTTATGCCGGTCTCAAAAATTTGTTGTTTAGTTTCCTGCTCAACAAATTTAGGTGCTTGACGGTGTATGGGTAACCGCGTATCGGTTTTTAACTCGCCAAGATGGTCTATGGGCTCACCAAGAAGGTTTATCAGGCGGCCAAGGCAGGGTTTTCCTACCGGTACAGTTATCGGCCCGCCGGTATCTTCTACCTCGAGCCCGCGGGCAAGGCCTTCCGTAGGGCCTAACGCAATTGTGCGGACAGTATTATCGCCGATATGCTGTGCGACTTCAAGCACAAGTTTTGCTGCGTTTGGTTCTTTACGTTTAACATTCAGTGCGTTACGTATCGACGGGATGTTTTCATTAGAAAACTCTACGTCAATCACCGGGCCGATTATCTGCACGATTTTACCGTTGTTCATGTTAGTTTTTTTTAAAATACTACCTTTCTATAAACAATTATTTAATTAATTACCTAATGGCATCCGCAGTACCAACAATATCGGCAAGTTCACGGGTGATACTTGCCTGGCGGAGTTTATTGACCTCCAAGGTCATCTGGTCAATCAAATCCTCAGCGTTATTTGTAGCGTTATCCATAGCGGTCATTCTTGCTGCTTGTTCCGCTGCGAAGGATTCTAGTAACGCGCGATAAATCTGTGCTTTGATGTATCTTGGGAATAATGAGTTCAGTAATTCGCGTTTGCCAGGTTCAAAAATGTAGTTTGACTGGTATTCCGGTTTTTTTGTGTTTTGGTCAACTAAAAAATTTTGTAATGGCAGCAGCTGTAACGACTTAAGTTCTTGTTGAAGAATAGATTTAAACCTCTGGTGGATGACTAATACAGATTTTGGTTTTGTATTATTATAAAAATCTATTACATCAGTACCGATACTTTCTGCATGGACATAACTTATATTATTAAACAAGCTCGTGTATT
The sequence above is drawn from the Elusimicrobiota bacterium genome and encodes:
- the atpD gene encoding F0F1 ATP synthase subunit beta, whose protein sequence is MNNGKIVQIIGPVIDVEFSNENIPSIRNALNVKRKEPNAAKLVLEVAQHIGDNTVRTIALGPTEGLARGLEVEDTGGPITVPVGKPCLGRLINLLGEPIDHLGELKTDTRLPIHRQAPKFVEQETKQQIFETGIKVIDLLEPYKKGGKVGLFGGAGVGKTVIIMELIHNVATHHGGVSIFGGVGERTREGNDLWLDMKESKVLDKTVLVYGQMNEPPGARLRVALSALTQAEYFRDHEGQDVLLFVDNIFRYVLAGAEVSALLGRMPSAVGYQPTLG
- the atpG gene encoding ATP synthase F1 subunit gamma; translated protein: MPSLRTIRNKIKTIKSTQQITRAMKMVATARLTRAQGRIIDARPFATRLEGLITEFSTELAHTDAEYDLHPLQVNHVSDNHGIVLLTSDKGLCGAFNTNILRYTLEFIKTHPNTTMFVAGKKGRDFCKRYEIKISKEYTSLFNNISYVHAESIGTDVIDFYNNTKPKSVLVIHQRFKSILQQELKSLQLLPLQNFLVDQNTKKPEYQSNYIFEPGKRELLNSLFPRYIKAQIYRALLESFAAEQAARMTAMDNATNNAEDLIDQMTLEVNKLRQASITRELADIVGTADAIR